CCGGTAATCCTCCGCGATTAAGATGAAAAACTCATTATTTAACTTCGTATTTTACTTTAAAGGTACTGAGATTTTCTTccatgattgtttttttttctttttccaaggACACTTGCACAACACTTCGGGACAATGTCTGGCAAGATCGCAAAGGGAGCAATACAGGATAGGACGCGGGAAGCTTGAGACGACGGGGATAGGGCGGAAGGAATGAATGTTCGGCGTCTTCTCTGTAAGAGAAGACTGAAGACTGCCACCGAGAAACAAGGCCACGGAAAGATAGAGAGGCCATCTCATGGTTTTCGTAAAGATGAGGAAGGAAAAATTACCGCACATAAACGCATCCGCTGCGCGCATTCTTGCGTTAATAATACGAACCGACACTGAGAAAGAGAGCACACTACAACAATGGGCAGCCTTGCCAACAATCAATCATTTCCGGCAAGCAAGCGAATTTTGATATCCTCCCCCAGCTGAGTTCTCTTTTCGCATGGCGTGGAATGCTATTACTTCGGCAACCTTGAACGCTTTTTACAGCATCTTTGCATCGCTGGCGTTTCATCCACACTTCTCACGCTTTTCAGATCGGCTTGAGAATAGAAGGGGACAAAATGTTCTCGTCGTTATCTTTTTGTgaaaatccgccgcggtggctaagtggttatggcgctcggctgctggcccgaaagacgcgggttcgatccctgccgcggtggtcgaatttcgatggaggcgaaattctagaggcccgtgtgctgtgcgatgtcagtgcacgttaaagaacaccaggtggccgaaatttccggagcccttcactacggcgtctctcatagcctgagtcgctttgggacgttaaacccccataaaccaaaccaatctttttgtgAAATTTTTCTCGCTTAGCTGCACGCCCAGCAGAGATGCTCTACATTGGAAAGGCTTACATGTCGCCATTTCATCGCTTAGCGAATCCCGTATAGCGTTATGTGCGTTGTGTGGAAGAGTCTATGTAGTGTTTCTTTGTTCGGTACAAAATATTATTTAGGAAGCCTTATTTCTAGCTTCGAAGCCTTTCAGCGCTAACACACAAAACAAATCACAGTGTGGCTTTCAATCAATTTTGCAATTGGCTTCATTCAAGTCCTAAATTTTAGGCCTCATTGTCTTTTCTGCCATTTCTTTCCTAATTAGGTACAAGGAATTTCTTCGAGAATAATTGCCTGCCTTACAGCTCAAAATCTGTAATATATGGTGGAAGTGATTGTTACACGCGCAGCTAACCGACAATGCCCTTCGCATTTCACTAGTCGTCAGCGCGCATATTTTATTCGTTTGCGCAGTTTGCTTTTGCTGTTACTTTTATTTAGCGCTGCTGCTCAAATCTGGTCGAAAGTAGTTTGCTTGGAAGAGAAACTCATATTGCGAAACTTGATATTATCCGATTAGATAAGAACCTTCCAAATTCAATATCTTTTTCCCTTCCTGAAATTGTAACTATACAGGTGTGCTCGATATTGTCTGCACGCTTCTCCGTATGCTAGTCATGGGTCTACTATGCAAATACATTCATACAGCTGCTTTACTGGATAGAAGAGCTTGAAATTAGAATGCGAACTTACGAATAATAGAAAACCGACAGGTACAGAAATTCAAAAGTACACGCCCATTTTTCAAGCTGTTTATTTTTAAGTATGTAATGACAGATTCACACTGTGAAACAAAACAGCGAAAATCTGAGACAGGGCATTTAACTAACACATACGAGCGCTGACCAGCAACTAATGTATTTATTGCCTAAGCGTATAAATACTCGTGACGAAAGCACGTGCACAAGAAACACAATGACAACATCACCAAAGAACAGGAATTATCAAATAACATACGCCATCCCGTGTTAACAGAAACTGAAGGTTTGCTACGCGTTGCTTGCGATTATACAGACTTAAAATATTTCCCTCATTCGTTAATCGGAGTAATGCTTGAGGATGTAACAGCATCCGAATAATAGGGAACACTCTTCGCAGACTGTGCTACAGTGACGCGCCTGGTTGCTGCTGAGGACAGCGGCATCCAGAGACGAAGCGTGTTTTCTGAGGCGATCAGTAGTGCATCGCCTGTCGGACAAACATGAGGCCCCACAGGAAAACGACGCCTCTAAACCGACGTGCGCGGGGCAGACAACAGAACGCTTTTAATGTCTCTGTGGCGACACACCTCCATGCGAGGCACTGAAAAGTTGATCTGTCTGCCCAAAGGCTGCAGCTTGCATGTAGGGGAAAATATCACACCTATACCGACCGTGCGAGCTATGTGCTTCAACTTTGTAACATAATTTATGTATATAGGGCACAACAGTGAGCTTACGCCTATGTTTTACTATGCGGATCACAGTGTTGCAAGCCGCCTCAACACTAAGCAAAATTAACTCTGGAAAGCCAGCCGACTTCTGACGCTTCATGTGTGCATGTAAACTTGCCTGAACCTTGTGGTGGCACGACCTTGCGATGGCATTCTTCAGGGCTCCTAAATCAATATTTAGTTTGACGACATTAGACTGCGCGCACGTGAAGGGAAGAAAAATTTTAGGTGCTCGGGGCTCGTGGCGCCAGCATAGATGATCCCTGATAATGAGGACTACCATATTCAGAAAACGTACCTACCGTTCATTTTGCAGTTCCTTCGCAAACCGGAACGTGACAGGATGGGCTTCTAAGAAGGCGACTAGTTCATCCACTCAATGTTGCCAGTGTCCTTGGGCATTGCTAACATGCAGCGAAAAGATTTTATCACGCCAAAGCCACTACTAGTGCACCTCAAAACTGACTGTCATATTAGGCCAGCTAGATATGGCCGAGCAGAAGAACTAGGCGGACGCAAATGTaaatttcatatttctttaatgtAAAATCAATTTTCGAACCTGAGAATTCTCGTCATCAGGAAGCAGGAAAGTGCTGCAAGGACGCTGCTCATGCTAACGCCAGATGGGTTCTGGAAACACGTCGCGGCATAATCATAGATTGTGCCTCCTACGACTTGGCAAAGTTTTCTTCAAGCAAGCAGCGATAGAAAACTTTGACTTTGATGAAAAAATACGTCAGCCTCCGGGAGGCAGTTCTGTGCGCAGACTTGAGACAATTCCAGTGCACTTTTAACGATAAAGGGTTCCTGCATAGGCAAAATGGACAACGACTGCTGGCGGAACTTGCCTAGGGCCCATTGCCAGGGTCCTCTTACTGAAACAATGGCTCGACACAGGCATCCGGAGTTGGGGAGCTTTGACAGAAAAAAGATCTAAAGACTGAGGCGTTCACTGTTCTTGGTTGCCTTGGCCATTTTCTGCACTGGACACAGACAGCCCGTGGTAATTTGCCAACTGGATTACCGTTATCCAAAGGGGATGCCAGTTGGGGCTTCAAAAATGGCGTTCCATAAACGAACAAAGAAAAGTAATGAAACACAACGGTTATCTCCGGCAATGGGAAGTCACGGCAATCGGTAGGTCCTGTTAAATTTGACAAGCGTGTAAGCGCATCTTTCACCGGCATGTCGTCGCACAGGCAGGTAGAGCTGACGCAACAGAGAAGCTGTTTTCAGCAAATATGCTCTTTTCAATTTGATCACAATACGCAGTGATCTTTTCTATATCGTGCTTGTTTTCCCCCTTTGGAAAAAAAATACCAGTAAGCGAGAAAAAAATGTGGCGTTTTCCTTTCACATTAGTGAAAGACTCATGTTGGCGAAGAAATTGCCGCTGCTACGTTTAAACAGCACGCTTTCATTACTTTTGAAAAACAGCACGTACGCTAATTGTTAATTATTAAGCAACTCGACTATACAGTCAAAGTGAGAAGCGAAGCTAATTGGTGGTttattctgtaaaaaaaaaagattacccCTTCACAGCATTAGCTATTTCAAAGAAAAAGAACGGCTGCATGAGAAATGCAAtgcttgttccttttttttcctccgtCTTTCTCTTGCTGTGAAGCGCTGATTTTCTTAAACTATTGACAACACAGAATGCCTAATTGAATCTGTAATGAACGCGGCACTGTGATATAGCAGTGAGTGGCAAAGACAGTATACTAAACTCTTTACTAGGAATGGATCTCATGGTGAATTTCAATCAGCTTGCGAAACGGGTGACGTCAGTTTCTTACTAACTCTGCCGGAAGCGTTACTAGAGACATTCTTTCCAGTGGAGATCATTCATCACTTTTAGGAGGACAAAAGATAAAGCTTGCGACGTTTTCCAATTTGATAGCGTGCCTCGTCTAGATAACGCAAAGTTGctcaattttttcgaactgttcCGAAAAGCTGTATGCTTGAAAGGTTTTCAACTTCCTCCGCCACATATAAAAGTCATAAAACACGAAATTGGGAGATCCGCGAAACGATGTAAGCTATTACGCTATCGTTAGACTGTGTGGGCTGTTTCCCACTTGTCGTGTCTTATTCTACAGTGATCtgtcaaaaagtaatgacatccAATGTCCCGGttcatttgtttatttcatttccAGGAAAAAAATGCGGGTTACGAGCGTGATTAGATTCCTCGCCCCTTCCACACTATTATCCATTAGCCGACATTTCATACAATGCATTTATTACTGCCAATCGCTCCGCTGCATAATTTTTGAAACAATTATCTTTTCAACACTTGCCAACTGCCCCGTCAACTACTTTAATACAAAATATGACACATTAGTGATCAGCCGTGTAGTTTTTCTCTCTTAGATGCTATTAACGATAAAAATACTATATATTCTTTCGATACCATAgtaatccaattattattattataccatagtaatgagaaaaagaaaaatatctagTGCTTGTACCTCCTCTAATTTTGGGTGCTAAGCGCTTTGCTTTCATTTTTACAGTGCAGAACAGGGAAAAAATTGGTTCGAAAgtttaaataaaaaattttccGTTGTTGTTTGTTAACTTTCTCTCAGTAATTAAATTTGTTCAACACAGCACGCTTTACAGGGGCAATAAAAAGGTCTATACCATTATTGAATGACACGTCCTTGAGAAAAGTCGATCGTTATTCTTGCCTAGCTGTCACGATTCTGGTAAtattgtggaaaaaaaaagccTGCAACATTTAACGACAGTTTCCATAGGCAGTATTTCACAAAATACGGTAAGCACCTGCGCGCAACTTAGTGGCATGAATACCATTCCTATTTAAGAGACAGTGAAGAAAGCTTCATCCGTTTTTTGTTATCCACAATAATCAATTACATCAACCTTTTTGAGTTTGCTAATTCGTTCCGGCAGCAAAAGACGAATTATTACTCAGAAAACTGAGTTTCATAATTGGTACTTGAGCCGAGTCTCAGGGATCCGCAGAGATTGCTTGAAGACCAAGCAATTCTTATTTTCGGTTAACAAAAAACTGAGCCTATGCGATCCAGAGACGTGGCTGTAATGATTCAGGTTTACGCGGATTTTTAACTGCTTGCCGGGGTcagtaaatacaaaaaaaaaccttaGTAAGCCTGTTTTAAAGCACATGTACGTGCACTGTTTTATTGTTCAGATTGCCTCACATCAAGGTACCCCGGCCTGTCGGGTTCATGTGGCGGAACGGCAGCACGAAAGTACTCGCCGGATGGAAGTGACGGGCAATGTTTACTTCAGTGTTCCATACCGGATAGCGAAACTTTATTGTGTTAACAGAAGGAGATGCAGGAGTCCTTATTCAGCGTTCATGGGTAGATCGCCAATGCGAATAAATTATTCTCCATCTTCACTATGAAAAAGCCCCGTTTTTCTCCCaacattgttttctttttagcAACGAGGTGAGCTACAAGTAATGGGTGGCCCAAGGTATCCCATAAACAGCTCTCCCTCTTAAAGTATGGTGTCTGTTGGAATCAAGCCCACTTCGGTGGACCACTTCACCGAGGGAGCCGGGTGCGTTAACGACTAATCACGAGCGCAAAGCAAACAATCTGTTATCCACTATAGTCGCACTGCTGTATCTAAGCCAGCTTAAATTGTGCACAAAGTGCAGGCTTCTTTCTCCGCTGTCCAGTCACGCGCCATGTCGTCTCTTGCCAGGGACATGTGCGCTTGGTAACAAGGCTGGCCTGCCGCTTCAACGTTGCGTCACTACGCACCAGACCACTACGCATTCTTACTTGTGTTCAGGTGCCCCCTAGAATTTCCGCTGCCTGGAGCTTTGTAGGGACAGAAGTGTTGACGCGAGAAACTAGAGTACCGACCTGAGTGAGACAGTGCCGAATGGTGGGACAAATAGGATGATCGCGTAGCGAGACTTCGACTCGAGAGGAGCGAAAATGTGCGATGGAACAGTGGAACAGCAAGCCATATTGCGCCTCTGTATGTAGCAGTTCACCTGGAGGTCGAAACATTTTGCGTATAAAATAACTTTGCCTCCACGTGTGATCAGCTCGAGAGACAATTCTTCGAAAGAGACCCGTGGGAAGTCTTTGCTCGCGCTCACAGTCGCCTCCGTCCGGATAAACAGTCTTTCGGCGCTTTCATGCTCTACCCAGCCTGGCATCAGTCACTGACAGTGGGCAAAGAAACCGCTTTGTCTGCGTACAGCGGTTGCGGATACTGTGCCTATCCAAAAGAGCTTACTCTGGTAGGGTGCCATTACAGAACGTTTTTTGTCTACCGAATGCAGTTAATCAAAAGAAGATAACTGCGGATTTACCCTGGTAATTTCAACATCCTCGTACTCGCGACTCGCATATCACCTGTACCGACGTTTATATCTATGTTCTTATCAATGTCTACAAAAGATTGAGCATTATGCAGAATCCTTTTGTTTCTATATTCGATGAGAGCCTGCAGACATCATAATAATTTGTTATTTTATGCTTACAATTGATGATTTTGTATTAAACGTTTAATACACTCACAtcctattatttttattattaccaTGCTTTGCGGTCCTTTAAGGAGTCACCTTCTTCAAAATTATGCGAGTGGAAGATAGCCAGTTTGGGTTGAATGAGATCATATTAAAGTGCGACATCGACATTGGAAAATGCACCGATACACTGGCCAGACTCCTGAACCTCGCGATGAACTCTCAGTTCTTTCGCGTGCCCTCAAGACAAGGCAACAAAACCTCACTCACGTCGAATACGTCCCACAAACCCGAGTTCCCAAAGCCAAGAAAGTCTGAATGCAGTCGTGCACTCAGACTGATGCACCAAGAAAACAGCTTGACCAGAGCACATCAGCATATCTTTAATTTCAGTGAAGACGGCGCACACATCAAATTGCTACAGTTCGTCTTCGGCCCTGCAGACGCACGCCTGCTTCTGGGACTCAAGGAAGGCCTCGCAGCCCAAGTTCTTGGTCATGGTAGTGAAGAGGCCCGCCGTCGAGAGGCACGAGTCCTTGGAGGACACCTTGGTGTCACAGATGTTCGCCATGCACGCATCGAAGGACGTGTCACACTGCGCCTTGTCCGCCAGGCAGGTGTCATAGCACAGGTCGTGCTCGTTGCAGCACGCCTCGAAGTCTGGGTGCGGCAGCGCGGAGGCCGGCAGCCGGAAGGCCTCAGTGCCGCAGCCATTGGAAGACCTCCGGTGCAGCGGCCGCGGTGAAGGCTTCAGAGAGCCAGGACACTGGAATCGGCAGTCGAGGACTCCGCCGCCAGGGTGGGCTGTGCTTGTCGACGGGACCATGGCAGTGATCAGCAGAACTCCGCTGAACAGTGCGGCGTCGAAGGACGACATGGCGGCTtcttggaaggaaggaagaaggaaggaaggcttCTTCGATTCTAtggattcttcttcttcttctttgtcgTTCACTCCTCGGCTTATGAGCTCGCGCAAGCTTAACCACATAGCCCCGTCTTCTTCGTCGTCTGCTATAGCGTCATTAGGTTTCTCCTTATATGAGACTTTCAGCGTGATGACATTGCGAATACGGAATATTTGCCGTAATGCCGATTTCCTGCTTGTCGTGGTGTGAACCTGGCCTTGTTTGCCCTTGTCTCCCAGGATGTCGTCTTCGAGATGATCGCCTTGTAACTCTCCGGTGTTGCAGCTATCGGTGAGTTCTCTTATGCGATGACTCCCGATCTCAATTTATAACTCTGGATTTCTGCGCACTATTCCAGTATCGCTTGCTGAAGGGTATCAGCCAGCCCTCTTTGTTTGCTAAAATGGTGGCTTATGTTACTGCACCAGCCTTTTTGCGGTGACACAGTCCACGTTCAAAGAGAACGCAGTCGTATTTTGAGTTGACTTGCtattgtgcttctgccgtgatgaCTATACCAAAACTGTTGATTTTTTATAATGAGCATGGCTGTACAACATGATAAACTATAATGCACACGTACAGCTACCTTCCCTCAATAAAGACTGAATCCCACAGGTGGCATGTCTAATTGGTTGTTTTCACATTGGCACTATTTGATTAGTTCATTAGAATAAACATTTTTTTCCAAAACATTTGaaagaaatttgaaaaacaaaacttTAAAATCATTTGAAAAAGAACTGCGATTGCAAATCCGGGCACTGAGTCATTAGATCATTGTGACACACGCCAATATTTGCTGGTGGACGCTTTCGCAGATTTTTTGGGCCCTAATTATCATAGGCCCACTTCATTACATGGTTGAGAAACCCGACATAATGTCCCAGTAGTGTCGGATTACGGCTGCAGAGTGCAGAGCCCAAAGTCACGGGATCGGATTTTTCCCACTTCAGCCGCATCTCGGTTGAGGCGAGATTTTCGATATAGGATACGACCGGATGCATGGTAATGAACACCATAGGGTCTAATTAATTCAAAGCCTTTGTATACAGCCTCCGCATCCCATATGGAGCTTCGTGAAGCTCAACCCCGCGTCCCATGCCACTGTACCAAAGAATGATCCTTCATTTGAAGGTACAGAAGAGTTGGGTAAAATTAGGTCACCTGATTACACAAGGTGCATTCTCGAGTTAGGTCCCTTTCTTTCAGTTAGAAGAATAACGTTCATAGTGGCCGGCATGTAATCCTAGGAATTTTTCGTGGCGACATGCGACATCGATTTCGCTTATTATGGAGAAAGGCCTCTGTTAACCTTATAGAACTACCTCTAAAAAAAGGTTCTAAAATGCAAAGACAGCTCTCTTTATCGGCACTGGGAACCGAAGGGAGTTATACGGACAACGTACTCCAGGATTCATAACaagcagagaaaataaaaaacTGCAGGCACACACTCCCCGAAAAACTCTTTCTTGAAAACTTGAAAAAGAAACGATGTTTTTACCATATTTCAGCACACATTAAATTTCACAGGTGTCTGGGAGGTGCTACCTAACAAAGGAAGAATCTTAAGACATAATTCACAGAAAGAGCTTTCTCCTCGAATGCACCGCCGCTGAcaccgaaagaaaaaaataggcgAAAAATGGTCAATCATTCTATTTTGTGCTTGCAAATATTGGCGAAAGGGACAGCATCCAGATTGACGCTCGTTTCTGCGTTGCTAAATGGGATGAATGTCTTACGTGTTCTTGCTCTACGGACCCATGTTTCGCCGCTAGCGGTCCAGGAGCTGAATCGTCAAACATCTTAGAAGGAAGGCAGCGACAGTTTGGACGTGTAATGGGGAGAGAGGAGTGATACACTGCAATGACGCTGATGAAATTCGAAGCGTACgggaagatggtttggtttggtttatagggtttaacgtcccaaagcgactcaagatatgtgggacgccgtagtgaagggctccggaaatttcgaccagctgcggttttttttctatcgcgcactgacatcgcacagtacaagggcctctagaatttcgcctccatggaaattcgaccgcagcggccgagatcgaacccgcgtatttctggtcagcagccatAACAAggaagccaccgtggcgggccgTATGGGAATAGGCCGAAAGGACGGCCCAGGAACAGGTGGGAAGACAATGTGACCGAATACACAAAGGTGAACGAGCAATACATGAATTGGATTAATGAATAGGTGGAGTGGAAAAGGTGCACCAAAAAGACCGACCGCATAACACAGTTGACGAACCTGTGATTAACAAGATTTAATAATGCGCGTAAGCTTTGAACTTTGTGCATTAATTCTGGTCCGTTGTTCAGATGAAGGTCGCCTAGACGCCTCTTAGTTGCAGCGTCAAATATTCCACGATTCACCGACTGTACGCTGCCTAAAATATTTTCTTCCGAAAAGGTCTTGAAACGAGACATCTACGTCCCAAGAAATCGTCCAAATCAAAAGGTCTGGATTGCATTAATACAACCGAGTGCCAATATACCAAACGGATAGTAAGAATAGATCACGCGACCaggttgttttctttctttttcatcttttgtTGATCGGATCTGTCCGCTTAAACTGATTTTCTTTTCAAACTTTCACTACCTCTAGTCACCAGTTGCGCCAAACACACTTTATTTCATGAATCGCCAGAGGAAGGAAGCCTTGCCGCAGGAGGCGTACATAGGGCTTAAAATTCCCTTTTCGAATTAAAAGCGAGCATGACGAAACCACCCTGTCCCCAAATTTCAGCATCGCGAGGAGTTTAGAGTTGCACAAAACGTGAGGAGAGAGCTTGCGGCTGCAGGGGAAAGGAGGGGGAGGAGAATGCAACGTTCAACGCGTCGTGTGTCATTGATCCCCAGCCCGCATTCGATTCCTCCTTTTCCTTGAGCACGCATTCGGTAACTAATCTGTCAACATTCATTAAACAGCTCCTCAATCTTTACTTTTGCTTTTTCTTCCGTTTCCACTCGGAGACGAAGCCTTGATCAATCTTGCTTACCTCCCGCCTTGCAGTGCTCGAGAACACGGCCGCCGCCAATTGCGCACGTTCTCACTAATGGAATATTGCGGAGAGAATTACGCCGCTCGCGACGAGACACGAAACCGGGTCCCCAGGCCGAGAAAAAAGTTCTCTTGGCGCACCGGTGGATCAGCCGTTATTGGGTTAACGTGCGTCACACTCGCCGCGCGGCTGGCATGGCTTGACCGTATGCCATATGCGCAGACGAAAGCGCATACGGCCCACCGGCTGCCACTCATGTGCGTCTgagttcctcctcctccctctctGTTTGAAGCAGAGAGGCAGGATCACGATTAGAACGTTCTTTCCTCTGTGTGTGGTGTCGGCAGAGTGTTAGACGCCATGAGAGTTTTTCACCACCCGTCCGCCTCTGCCGCGCTTCATCATAGCCAATGCATTCGTCTGGTTCTGGCGCTGCTTCGCCGCGTCTCGGTCTCGTCAGGGGAATATTGGACTAATTCATTAACACGCAGCCTGTGTTGGGGCTGGCATTGAGGGGGACTTACGGTCGCGAACGGCCGGAGGCACAACTCAGAATAGAAACGACGTATCTTGGAGGCTGACAACATAAACAGCGAGAAAAATGTCTATGATAATGACACCAGACTACGAATAAGGCGAAATTTGAGCGTAAATGAATATAAATAGAAAG
This portion of the Amblyomma americanum isolate KBUSLIRL-KWMA chromosome 10, ASM5285725v1, whole genome shotgun sequence genome encodes:
- the LOC144107600 gene encoding group XIIA secretory phospholipase A2-like → MSSFDAALFSGVLLITAMVPSTSTAHPGGGVLDCRFQCPGSLKPSPRPLHRRSSNGCGTEAFRLPASALPHPDFEACCNEHDLCYDTCLADKAQCDTSFDACMANICDTKVSSKDSCLSTAGLFTTMTKNLGCEAFLESQKQACVCRAEDEL